The following are from one region of the Planctomonas sp. JC2975 genome:
- a CDS encoding nuclear transport factor 2 family protein, with protein sequence MPSISAALHELLGERDLPLESVLQRHFTDDYRQSTGGEWIDRAVFAEQMTQLRAFVDHVDIEVVAEVAQGSAYAERHIIRVTQPDGSVLAQEAFVFASVADDGRFKSLEELVRPVPAS encoded by the coding sequence ATGCCCTCGATCTCTGCGGCGCTGCACGAGTTGCTCGGAGAGCGCGACCTCCCCCTGGAGTCCGTGTTGCAGCGCCACTTCACTGACGACTACCGCCAGAGCACGGGCGGCGAATGGATCGATCGAGCGGTCTTCGCCGAACAGATGACGCAGCTGCGCGCCTTCGTCGATCACGTCGACATCGAGGTCGTCGCCGAGGTGGCGCAGGGTTCGGCATATGCCGAGCGGCACATCATCCGCGTGACGCAGCCCGACGGATCCGTTCTCGCCCAGGAGGCCTTCGTCTTCGCCTCTGTCGCCGACGACGGCCGGTTCAAGAGCCTCGAGGAGCTCGTGCGCCCTGTTCCGGCGTCCTGA
- a CDS encoding response regulator transcription factor — MASIGGGHAVVIEDDEGIRGLIALVLEQMGLNVVAVSNGTDGVEQVGECDPILVTLDVSMPGMDGFETAKRIRAISSAYIIMLTARDEEIDALQGLGAGADDYVLKPFRPRELRARAEAMLRRPRVVEGAPGGSADVPAAVSDADGVSDATAPTPTVVLEHNGVILDPATHIVRREGRELDLTRSEFELLQALLQSGRTVRRKDDLARILRGDAYVANPYVSDADRRGVEVHIGNLRKKLEDNAAAPYLIETVRGVGYRLAAPRDPNEN; from the coding sequence ATGGCATCGATCGGAGGCGGACACGCGGTCGTCATCGAGGACGACGAGGGCATCCGCGGGCTGATCGCCCTGGTCCTCGAGCAGATGGGCCTCAATGTGGTCGCCGTGTCCAACGGCACCGACGGGGTGGAGCAGGTCGGCGAGTGCGATCCGATTCTGGTGACCCTCGACGTCAGCATGCCGGGCATGGACGGCTTCGAGACCGCGAAGCGCATCCGGGCGATCAGCAGTGCGTACATCATCATGCTCACTGCGCGCGACGAGGAGATCGACGCCCTGCAGGGGCTGGGTGCCGGCGCCGACGATTATGTGCTCAAGCCGTTCCGTCCCCGCGAGCTGCGCGCCCGAGCCGAGGCCATGCTCCGTCGGCCGCGCGTGGTCGAGGGTGCCCCCGGAGGGTCGGCCGATGTCCCAGCGGCCGTGTCGGATGCTGATGGCGTCTCCGACGCCACAGCACCGACACCCACCGTCGTGCTGGAGCACAACGGGGTGATCCTGGATCCGGCGACGCACATCGTGCGACGGGAAGGGCGCGAACTCGACCTCACCCGCAGCGAGTTCGAGCTCCTGCAGGCGCTCCTCCAGTCGGGTCGCACGGTGCGCCGCAAGGACGATCTGGCGCGCATCCTTCGCGGTGACGCGTATGTCGCCAATCCTTACGTCAGCGATGCCGACCGGCGCGGCGTCGAGGTGCACATCGGAAACCTGCGCAAGAAGCTCGAGGACAACGCGGCGGCGCCCTATCTGATCGAGACGGTCCGCGGCGTGGGATATCGCTTGGCTGCGCCGCGTGATCCGAACGAGAATTAG
- a CDS encoding HAD-IB family hydrolase — MSVPRGVAFFDVDETLVSVRTLESFLMFYLKRVPTMISLERLRELRDQVLELDRTEFNRVYFGIWAGQPEEQVLEAGRAWYAEVSAVPGFFRDNVLRLLRDHRSAGDHIVLVSGSFDGPLRALGDALGIDRLYCTELEVTDGRYTGRISQAMIGDDKRHAVEDYLRPLGDGVRSWGYGDHPSDLPLLERVTDPVVVGSDPAMLAVAADRHWTVLSIDVPLAPRG, encoded by the coding sequence GTGTCCGTTCCGCGTGGTGTCGCGTTCTTCGATGTGGACGAGACGTTGGTGTCCGTGCGCACCCTCGAGTCGTTCCTGATGTTCTATCTGAAGCGCGTGCCGACGATGATCTCGCTCGAGCGGCTGCGTGAGTTGCGGGATCAGGTGCTCGAGCTGGATCGCACCGAGTTCAACCGCGTCTATTTCGGAATCTGGGCCGGCCAGCCGGAGGAACAGGTGCTCGAGGCCGGACGCGCCTGGTACGCAGAGGTGTCGGCTGTGCCCGGCTTCTTCAGAGACAACGTGCTGCGGCTGCTCCGCGATCATCGATCGGCCGGCGACCACATCGTGCTCGTCTCCGGATCCTTCGACGGCCCGTTGCGCGCGCTCGGCGACGCCCTTGGCATCGACAGGCTGTATTGCACCGAGCTCGAGGTGACGGACGGCCGCTACACCGGGCGCATCAGCCAGGCGATGATCGGCGACGACAAGCGGCACGCCGTCGAGGACTACCTGCGACCGCTCGGCGACGGCGTGCGCAGCTGGGGTTACGGCGATCATCCGAGCGACCTGCCGCTGCTCGAGCGGGTGACGGATCCCGTCGTCGTGGGATCCGATCCGGCGATGCTGGCCGTCGCGGCCGATCGGCACTGGACAGTGCTGTCGATCGACGTGCCGCTCGCCCCTCGGGGCTGA
- a CDS encoding copper homeostasis protein CutC yields MTIVEIAVQDPAGARSAFAAGADRIELCQALGMGGLTPSPGAVDRVIEASDGPERIGVLVRPRGGGFVYDSDEIAVVSADIRFLVEVGITRMIVGALTPDARIDVDAVRRWREAAGDAHLIFHRAIDAVPDPESVVEQLVESGVSGILTSGGAERSVDGAPVLTRLVERAAGRLEVVAGGGIRIADLPILISTGVDAVHLSARTRVTATVAGPGGGADSYDATDLATVAAVVGATRGGGR; encoded by the coding sequence GTGACGATCGTCGAGATCGCCGTGCAGGATCCCGCCGGTGCACGTTCCGCCTTTGCGGCCGGTGCCGACCGCATCGAGCTGTGCCAGGCGCTCGGCATGGGCGGCCTGACGCCCTCGCCGGGTGCCGTGGACCGCGTGATAGAGGCGTCAGACGGACCGGAACGGATCGGCGTGCTCGTGCGCCCGCGCGGAGGCGGATTCGTGTACGACAGCGACGAGATCGCGGTGGTGAGTGCGGACATCCGCTTCCTCGTCGAAGTCGGCATCACCAGGATGATCGTCGGAGCGCTCACTCCGGACGCACGCATCGACGTCGACGCGGTGAGGCGCTGGCGAGAGGCCGCGGGCGACGCGCATCTCATCTTCCACAGGGCGATCGACGCGGTGCCCGACCCCGAGTCCGTGGTCGAGCAACTCGTCGAGTCCGGCGTCTCCGGCATTCTCACCTCGGGAGGGGCGGAGCGCAGTGTCGACGGCGCACCCGTGCTGACCAGGCTGGTGGAGCGCGCTGCCGGACGCCTGGAGGTGGTCGCCGGCGGCGGCATCCGCATCGCCGATCTTCCGATTCTGATCTCGACGGGCGTCGACGCCGTGCACCTTTCGGCTCGCACGCGAGTCACAGCCACGGTCGCGGGGCCTGGCGGCGGAGCGGATTCCTACGACGCGACGGACCTCGCGACGGTGGCCGCCGTGGTGGGCGCGACGCGCGGCGGCGGTCGATAG
- a CDS encoding YceI family protein produces MTDNGPDLSGDWDLDPAHTRIGFSAKHAMVANVRGAFNEVTGTLHADFADPENSKAEVVLKVASVDTRNDQRDEHLRSGDFFDVEQWPDITFRSTRIEEVGENALVVSGDLTIRDVTKPLTIPIEFTGVQTDAFGALRAGFEGTRRIDRREFGLEWNMALDQGGWLVSEKITLEFEISAIKREAQAA; encoded by the coding sequence CCCACACGCGCATCGGCTTCTCCGCCAAGCACGCCATGGTGGCGAACGTCCGTGGTGCGTTCAACGAGGTGACGGGCACCTTGCACGCCGACTTCGCCGACCCGGAGAATTCGAAGGCCGAGGTCGTGCTCAAGGTGGCCAGCGTCGACACACGCAACGACCAGCGCGACGAGCACCTGCGCAGCGGGGACTTCTTCGACGTGGAGCAGTGGCCGGACATCACCTTCCGCAGCACCCGCATCGAAGAGGTCGGTGAGAACGCGCTCGTGGTCTCCGGCGACCTCACGATCCGCGACGTCACCAAGCCGCTCACGATCCCGATCGAGTTCACCGGTGTGCAGACGGATGCCTTCGGTGCGCTCCGCGCCGGTTTCGAGGGCACCCGACGCATCGACCGTCGCGAGTTCGGTCTCGAATGGAACATGGCTCTCGACCAGGGTGGCTGGCTCGTCTCCGAGAAGATCACCCTCGAGTTCGAGATCTCGGCGATCAAGCGCGAGGCTCAGGCGGCCTGA